One Streptomyces sp. L2 genomic window carries:
- a CDS encoding GNAT family N-acetyltransferase, protein MSQVVRRATQADLSELTDILTVGFAEDPVFTWMFKTEELYRRVAPAYFQMMAEQALNAGQAYLADGKGVLIGQPSSTVDSDAEWNAAGQQKVRNTCGECADNALAYLNAARDNHPMDKPHWYGEYLAVRPSYRNEGIGVLLLRHNFKEQGMAFYLESTKQRNTDTYSRLGFTATRSYKVADGVEMTSMWRDPMA, encoded by the coding sequence ATGTCCCAAGTAGTGCGTCGTGCGACGCAAGCAGATTTGAGCGAGCTTACCGACATCCTGACCGTGGGATTCGCCGAGGATCCAGTTTTCACATGGATGTTCAAGACGGAGGAACTGTACCGTCGGGTTGCACCGGCATACTTCCAGATGATGGCCGAACAAGCACTCAACGCCGGGCAGGCGTATTTGGCCGACGGCAAGGGCGTCCTCATTGGCCAGCCTTCCTCCACAGTTGATAGTGACGCGGAGTGGAACGCGGCAGGACAGCAGAAGGTACGAAACACCTGCGGCGAGTGTGCGGACAACGCACTGGCCTACCTCAATGCTGCACGTGACAATCATCCGATGGACAAGCCCCATTGGTATGGTGAGTACCTCGCAGTGAGGCCGAGCTATCGAAATGAGGGGATCGGTGTACTCCTGCTCCGACACAATTTCAAGGAACAGGGCATGGCATTCTATCTCGAGTCGACAAAACAGCGAAATACAGATACTTATTCACGGCTGGGGTTCACAGCGACCCGGTCGTACAAAGTGGCTGACGGGGTTGAGATGACATCCATGTGGCGAGATCCCATGGCATAG
- a CDS encoding acyl carrier protein, with protein MSSLYEIVVEALVTQFHQERDRLRPDTSFRDLGFDSLSRLDLSLALSKQLKIELQDEDVFRQRTLGELVRFLEEQRAAA; from the coding sequence ATGTCATCGCTATACGAGATCGTCGTCGAAGCTCTCGTGACCCAATTTCACCAGGAACGGGACCGACTGCGACCTGACACATCCTTTCGGGACCTCGGCTTCGACTCCCTCTCGCGGCTGGACCTGTCGCTCGCGCTCAGCAAACAGCTGAAGATCGAACTCCAAGACGAAGATGTGTTCCGCCAGAGGACACTTGGCGAACTTGTCCGATTTCTCGAAGAACAACGCGCCGCAGCCTGA